TCGACCCCGAGGGCCTGATGGACCTCTACGCCGCGGCGGGCGCGAAGTACTTCGTCGGCCAGGCCACCCACCATGACAACTTCTTCAACTACGACTCGCGAATCCACCGGTGGAACTCGGTGCGGATGGGCCCGAAGAAGGACATCACCAAGCTGTGGAAGGACGCCGCGGACGCACGGGGCCTGAAGTTCGGGCTCACCGAACACCATGGTGCGGCGTTCTCGTGGTCCAACACCAACAAGGGCGCGGACAAGGCCGGCCCGTACGCCGGAGTGCCCTACGACGGCAACGACCCGGCGTACGAGGAGCTCTACCTGCCCAACCGCGAGCACTACGACCCGGCCCGCGCCGGCGAGCTCGACATCGCCAACTGGTACACGGGAAACAAGAAGTGGCACCAGCACTGGCTGGAAGTGATGAAGGAGATCATCGACCTCTACCAGCCGGAGCTGCTGTACTCCGACGGGCCGGTGCCGTTCGGCGAGAAGAACGGCTACGACATCGGCCTGGAGGCGATCTCCTATCTCTACAACGCAAGTGCTGCCCGCAACGGTGGAGTAAACCAGGCGGTCTACAACCAGAAGGACCGCCGCCAGGAGATCTACTCCGTCGGCGTCATGGACATCGAGCGCAGCCAGGAACCCGACATCAAACCCGAGCCCTGGCAGACCGACACCTCGGTGGGCGACTGGTTCTACAACGTCCGCGACGTCTACAAGACCGCGGGCCACGTGGTCGAGCTGCTGGTGGACATCGTGTCCAAGAACGGCAACCTGCTGCTGAACATCCCGCAGCGGCCCGACGGCACCCTCGACGACGAGTGCACGTACCTCCTCACGTCCATGGGGCGCTGGATCGACGTGTGCGGTGAGGGCATCTACGGCACCCGGCCGTTCCGGGTGTCCGGCGAAGGCGGCAGCGCGGTCCGGATCGAGGGCTTCCGCGAGGACGCGGTGGAGTGGGCGAGCACCGACCTCCGCTTCACCCGTAAGGGAAACACGCTCTACGCGTTCCAGATGCGGTGGCCGGAGGACGGCCGTACGGTGATCCACAGTCTCCGTCCGGACGACCGGGCCCGCTCGGTGCGGCTGCTCGGCGGCGGAGAGGTGCCGTTCGAGCAGGCCGGCGGCGTGCTGGTGGCGCAGCTTCCCGAACACCGGCCGGTGGACGAGGTGAACTGCCTCGCCATCGACTTTGAGCACCTGGCTCAGTAGGACCACGTAGGCCGCTCGGCGACCACCGAACACAGCCGGGCAGACTGGGGCGTCGAAGCCACTCGGAACGCGTTTCCGGCGAAGGAGATCTTCGATGCCCCAGTCCGGCCCCGCCCGGCACGAGTCCACGCTGCACGATTCCAGCCGTCCCAACGTCGTCGTGATGCACTGTCACGACCTCGGCCGGTTCCTCGGCTGCTACGGCAACGAGACCGTCGCCACCCCGCATCTGGACGCGCTGGCCGCGGACGGCGTGCGCTTCGACCGGTCGTTCACCACCGCGCCGCAGTGCAGCCCGTCGCGGGCCTCGCTGTTCACCGGCCGCTACCCGCACGTCAACGGCGTGCTCGGGCTGACGCACCAGGACTTCGCCTGGGACCTGCACCCCGGCGAACGCCACCTGGGCGGCCTGTTGCGCGACCAGGGGTACCGGACCGCGCTGATCGGCGTGCAGCACGAGTCGCGGGCCCGGACCGACGAGGAGCTCGCCGCCCGGCTCGGCTTCGACCACGTGGACGCCGGCATGACCCGGGCGGAGCCGGTGTCGAAGGCCGCGGTCGACCACCTGGGGCAGCTCGTCGAGGGTGACCGGCCCTTCTACCTGCAGGTCGGGTTCCTCGAGCCGCACCGGATGCCCGGGGACCGCGACGAGCCCGGGGTGATGGGCTTCCTCGGCAACCACCTGGAGCCGGACGACAGCCTGGGCGTGGCGATCCCGGCGTACCTCCAGGACACTCCGTCCGCACGCACCGAGCTCGCCGAACTGCAGGGCGCGGTCCGGCACATGGACGAGGCCGCCGGGCGGGTGCTGGCCGAGCTGGACCGGCTGGGCGCGACCGGCAACACGATCATGGTCTTCACCACCGACCACGGGCTCGCCCTCCCCCGGGCCAAGTGCTCGCTGTACGACCCGGGGCTGGAGACCGCGCTGATCATCCGCTACCCCGACGGCGGCTGGACCGGCGGGCAGGTGCACGACGCGCTGGTGTCCCACGTCGACCTGCTGCCCACGCTGCTGGCAGCCGTCGGCTCCGCGGCCGGCGACGAGGTGCACGGGCGCAGTTTCCTTCCGCTGCTGAACGGCGAGGAGCACCCGCGGCGGCAGGAGATCTTCGGGGAGATGACCTACCACGACTACTACGACCCGCGCCGCTGCATCAGAACCGAACGCCACAAGCTGATCGCCAACTTCAGCTCCGCACCCGCGTTCATGGATCCCAGCCAGGGCTGGATGCGGCGGTGCCGGCCGAAGGTGCAGACCGAGGGCCCGGCGTCCTACCACCCGTCGCTGGAGTTGTACGACCTGGCGGCGGATCCGGCCGAGCTCACCAACCTGGTGGGCGATCCGGACCACGCCGGCGTCGTGGCCGAACTGTCGGCCAAGCTGGCGGAGTGGATGACGCGGACCAAGGACCCGCTGGTCGACGGCGCGGTGACCTCGCCGCTGCACTCCAAGACGATGAACGCCCTGCTCAGGGCGTGACCGGTTCGCCCTGAGCGCAGCGGGCGGCGGGTCAGCCGGTCAGCCGGTCTGCCGTTCGCTGCGCAGGTGGTAAGCGGGCTTGGACAAACTCGGCACGACCAGCACACGAGGGTCGGCTCCGACGTGCCGGCGCGCCTGCGCCAGCGCCTCGTCGACGGTGGACACCGGGATCGCTCCCATACCCCGGGCGTGACCAGGACTGACCGCGCCCGCGACGTAGACCGCCTGTGCGTACTCCCGTGCCAGCCCGCCCATGTAGGCCATCGAGAACGCGTGGAACGGGTGGTAGCCGTACGCGTTGCGGTAACGGTCGAGGTAGCCCGCGTCGGTGCAGAGCTCGTCCTCGTACTTCGCCAGGTCGGCGGGCCGCTGCACGGTCTGCAGTAGCTCGTAGGTGCGTTCGTACGAAGGGAACTCGGCGTCGTTGAACCACCCGTCACACACCGACGCGGCGATCACCACCGGAGCTGGTGTCAAGGCCGCCTTGGCACGGGCGACGGACGCGCCGATCGCCTGCATCATCAGCACCGGGTTGGACCCCATGCCGTTGCCGTAGTGGAAACTGCGCGGCATCCCGAGGAGGAGTACGTCGGCGGGCTCGCCGGGCAGGGTCAGCTCGGTCCGGCGGGTGGCGGGCGGCCAGGACGCCTTCTCCACGGCGGGGATGGCGCCGGCGAGGACCGCGACCTGTTCGGACCGGGCGTTCAGCACGGCGTCGACAGTGAAGAACGGCTGTGGCAGCGCCTCCTCGATCCGCTTCCCGATCGCGGCGAGCTGGTGCCGGAAGTGGCTGTGCGGCGAGATCGGCACGAAGTCGTCGCGGTGCAGGCTGGCCGGCGTATGGTGGCAGCGGATGGACCGCCAGGTGGTCAGCCCGGTGGCGGGCATCTTGTAGCCGCCTGAGAACCCGCCGTACGGATTGCCCGCGGCATGGCTGATCAGGACGGTCAGGTCGGACTCGACGACGCGGCGGTTGACCTCGACCACGTCGCCGAGCGCGGAGGGTTCGAGGGCGACGATGCCGTCGGGGTCCTCGGCGTCGTGGTTGACGATCTGACCGGGCTCGAAGAGATCGAGCACGTCCTGGCCCAGGTAGGCCGCGAACTCCTCCCGAGTGTTCTTGCGGTGCAGTCCCGTCGCGCAGACCAGGGTGATGTCGCGTCGGCGTACGCCCGCGCGTTCGAGCTCCTCGACCACCACCGGGATCGCGACCTTGCGGTGGGCGGTGGCGTGCGCGCCGCCCTTCACCCGGTCGGGGAACGCGATGGTCACCCGCGAGCCGGGCCTGACCAGCGCCGCCAGCGGCTCGCTGCCCTGCGGGTTCCGGACCGCCTCGCGGGTCGCGGCGACCGGGTCCGCGAGGCCGGCCGGCTCGTGCGCCGCGCCGCCGGACCGCACCACCGTGGCGTGGTCGGGCAGGTCGACGTCGAGGTGGCCGTCGCCGTACTCCAGGCGTACGTGTTGCACCTGATCCTCCTCACCGGGACTTCGTGCACCATAGTGGCCGCGGTTCGCGGACGTTCGACGAGGAGGACGCGGCATGGTCCAGGAGACAGGCAGTGCGGACAGCGCAGGCGGGGTCGGCAGGGTCGGCAGGGTCGGCACCGTGGGGATCGTCGGCACCGGCACGATGGGCGCGGCCATGGCCGACGTACTCCGGCAGCACCACCGGCTGGTGGTGTGGGACGTCGACGAGGCGAGCGTACGACGGCAGGAGGCGGCTGGCTCCGCCGTCGCGAGGGATGTGGCCGAGCTCGCCGCCGAGGCCGACGTCGTCCTGTTGTCGCTGCCGGGCCCGGACGTGGTGCGGACCGTGATCACCGGAGAGCGCGGCGTCCTCGCGGCGGCCACCCTCCCGCGGGTGGTCGCCGACCTGAGCACCGTCGACCCCGGGACGGCGAGGGTGATGGCGACCGCGGCCGCCGAGGCCGGCGTCGGCTACTTGGACGCGCCGGTGCTGGGCCGCCCGCACCGGTGCGGCGCGTGGACCCTCCCCGTCGGTGGAACGGAGGCCGACCTGGCGCTCGCCCGTCCGGTGCTGGAACAGGTGGCGGCCCGGGTGATCCGGGTCGGCGACGCCGGCGCCGGCAGCACCCTCAAGCTGCTCAACAACCTGATGTTCGGCGCCATCAACGCGATCACCGCCGAGACGATGGCGGCGGCCGAACGCCTGGGCCTGGACCCGCAGACGTACTACTCCACGCTCGCCGACTCAGGGGCGGCGTCGGTGAGCAACCTGTTCCGGGAGATCGCGCCCAAGATCGCCAACCGGGACTGGGCTCCCGCGTTCACCGTCGACCTGCTCGCCAAGGACAACCGGCTCGGGCTGGCCGTGATCGAGGAGGCCGGCATCACCGCGCCGGTCGCGCGGGCCGTGGTGGGCCTGAACGAGGAGGGCCGCGCGGCCGGCCTCGGGGCACTCGACACCAGCGCGCTCGTCCGGCTCTTCGAGGAGGTCGAGCGCCGGGATTGAGCGGGAGGTCTGACGGGCAGGCTCCTACGGCCATGAGCCCCGACACCGAGTCCGACTCCCAGCCCGAGCCCGAGCCCGACGCCGCCCCGCTGCCGGCGATGCGGCGGGCGACCGAGGCTGACCTGCCCGCGGTGTTCGCGCTGCTGACCGAGGCCGCCGAACGCCTCGCCGAGCAGGGTGTCGAGCAGTGGCCGGCGCGGTTCGAACGCGACGGCGGCTGGCGGGCCCGGCGGATCGAGGGGTACGTCGCCGGCGGCCACCTCTACCTCGGCTCCGACGACCAGGGGTACGTCGCGACCATCACGCTCAGCCCGCACGCCGACGCCGACTTCGCCCACGGCTGGCCCGGAGGCCCAAGCGACGCGCTCTACATCTACCGGTTCGCGATCGCGGGCCGGGTCACCGGCCGCCACCTGGGCGACCGCCTGCTGGCCTGGGCCGCCGACCAGGCCGCCCAGGCTGGGAAGTCGTGGCTGCGGGTCGACGTACACCGGCACAACGCGGGACTCCAGCGCTACTACGAGCGGCGGGGCTTCGCCCGCGTCGGCACCGTCGTCACGCCGCCGCGCAGGTCCGGCGCGTTGTACCAGCGACCGTCCGCACGGCTCGAGCCCTCCTCCGACCACTGACGTACGCCGACGGCTCCCGAGAGACACCGGCCGGGCTCGGCCGAGGTTGTCCACAGGCGTTCCCCGCGGTACCTGCAAAACCTGCCACACTCGATCGATCCCAAGATCAATCGGAACAGGCACCGGTGACATGGGGGCAGGGGGATGGCGACCGTACCGAAGGCAGCGCTTGTCGCAGCCGCGAAACGAGCACGTATCACGCGTGCAGCCGCGGATCTGCTGCGGCTGGCGGCGAAGCCGTCGTCGAAGAACCTCGGCCACAACCTGGAGGTGGCCGGACGCCACGGGCTCAAGGTGAACGGCAAGCTCGTCGAGGATGCGGCGCACCTGGTACCCAAGGGCGCCACGAGGCCCTTCGCGAAGCTCTCACAGGGCATTCTGAAGAAGTTCAACATCCACCTGGACGAGCCGGTGAACGGGAGCTGGCTCCCCCACGGCCGGGACCCGGTGAAGTATCCGAACCCGTTGGGAAAGTCACCACACCAGGCGACTCACCGGGATGCCTACTACGAAGCGCTCTACAAATTGCTCAAGCCCTGCAAGACCGCTGACGAGGCGGCCGATGTCCTAGACTACGTCCGCGCCCAGCTCGACAAGGGAATCTGGCCGTGAGCAGGAGATGGAGATCCGCTGTGAGAGTGTTCGAGTTGTACCCCGTCGGCGAGTACGACCACCTCGCACCCGTCGACGACGACGATCTCGAACGGCTGGCCGACCTCGAGGGCGCACGGCAGGGCGACGCGTGGACGCCGATTCCGGTGCGGATTCTCACCACCGACGTCGACACCGGTGAGCCGCTGCTGCGGGCGGACTTTCCCTGGTTCGCCAGTTGGGCGCTGATGCTGCGCGACCGGGCGATCGATCTCGCCGGGCCCGTCCTTGCCCCCTTCGGTGAGCTCCTGCCACTGACGTGCGACGACGCGAAGGTCGTGTGCTTCAACGCCGTCGACGTCCTCGACGCGGTCGACGAGGAACGATCGGGGATCGTGCGGTTTCCCAGCAGCGGGCGGATCATGACGATCGAGAAGTACGTCTTCTCCCCCGACCTGATCCCCGAGCGTGCCGTGTTCAGGGTCCCGCAGCAGACCCTCTCCGTCTTCTACACCGAACCCGTGGTCCGCGATCTGCGCGCCCTCGATCTGACCGGGCTGGACTTCAGGCTCGTGTGGGATTCCGACGCCGACTGAGCGGAGCGGGAGGAGGGGCACCACATGAGCCGTCCCCTGGACGACGACGAGGTCGAACTCACCGACCAGGGCGAGTTCGATCAGGGCTTTGCCTCCGCGCGTGAGCAGCTGGACGACCTGCTGGCCGGCCATGCGCCCGAGACCGACTCCGAAGAGGGCGCAGGCGAGGAGCTCCGCGGAGTGGGCGAGGCCGCGGACGGACGGATCGTGGCGACCGTCGGTGTCGGTGGTCGACTCGAGTCGATCAATCTCGATCCACGAGCGTTACGTAGCGCACCGGACCAGCTCGGGCAGCAGTTCACCGAGTCGATCAACGCCGCGCTGGACGACCTGCGCTCCAAAGCCGCTCAGACGAC
This Actinopolymorpha cephalotaxi DNA region includes the following protein-coding sequences:
- a CDS encoding AHH domain-containing protein encodes the protein MATVPKAALVAAAKRARITRAAADLLRLAAKPSSKNLGHNLEVAGRHGLKVNGKLVEDAAHLVPKGATRPFAKLSQGILKKFNIHLDEPVNGSWLPHGRDPVKYPNPLGKSPHQATHRDAYYEALYKLLKPCKTADEAADVLDYVRAQLDKGIWP
- a CDS encoding imm11 family protein translates to MRVFELYPVGEYDHLAPVDDDDLERLADLEGARQGDAWTPIPVRILTTDVDTGEPLLRADFPWFASWALMLRDRAIDLAGPVLAPFGELLPLTCDDAKVVCFNAVDVLDAVDEERSGIVRFPSSGRIMTIEKYVFSPDLIPERAVFRVPQQTLSVFYTEPVVRDLRALDLTGLDFRLVWDSDAD
- a CDS encoding YbaB/EbfC family nucleoid-associated protein; its protein translation is MSRPLDDDEVELTDQGEFDQGFASAREQLDDLLAGHAPETDSEEGAGEELRGVGEAADGRIVATVGVGGRLESINLDPRALRSAPDQLGQQFTESINAALDDLRSKAAQTTGQDTVVDPRVIAEDLDQVQNVLTEHVASLTERYDDAIAQLRRQAEEG
- a CDS encoding lactate racemase domain-containing protein, translating into MQHVRLEYGDGHLDVDLPDHATVVRSGGAAHEPAGLADPVAATREAVRNPQGSEPLAALVRPGSRVTIAFPDRVKGGAHATAHRKVAIPVVVEELERAGVRRRDITLVCATGLHRKNTREEFAAYLGQDVLDLFEPGQIVNHDAEDPDGIVALEPSALGDVVEVNRRVVESDLTVLISHAAGNPYGGFSGGYKMPATGLTTWRSIRCHHTPASLHRDDFVPISPHSHFRHQLAAIGKRIEEALPQPFFTVDAVLNARSEQVAVLAGAIPAVEKASWPPATRRTELTLPGEPADVLLLGMPRSFHYGNGMGSNPVLMMQAIGASVARAKAALTPAPVVIAASVCDGWFNDAEFPSYERTYELLQTVQRPADLAKYEDELCTDAGYLDRYRNAYGYHPFHAFSMAYMGGLAREYAQAVYVAGAVSPGHARGMGAIPVSTVDEALAQARRHVGADPRVLVVPSLSKPAYHLRSERQTG
- a CDS encoding GNAT family N-acetyltransferase is translated as MSPDTESDSQPEPEPDAAPLPAMRRATEADLPAVFALLTEAAERLAEQGVEQWPARFERDGGWRARRIEGYVAGGHLYLGSDDQGYVATITLSPHADADFAHGWPGGPSDALYIYRFAIAGRVTGRHLGDRLLAWAADQAAQAGKSWLRVDVHRHNAGLQRYYERRGFARVGTVVTPPRRSGALYQRPSARLEPSSDH
- a CDS encoding NAD(P)-dependent oxidoreductase, producing MVQETGSADSAGGVGRVGRVGTVGIVGTGTMGAAMADVLRQHHRLVVWDVDEASVRRQEAAGSAVARDVAELAAEADVVLLSLPGPDVVRTVITGERGVLAAATLPRVVADLSTVDPGTARVMATAAAEAGVGYLDAPVLGRPHRCGAWTLPVGGTEADLALARPVLEQVAARVIRVGDAGAGSTLKLLNNLMFGAINAITAETMAAAERLGLDPQTYYSTLADSGAASVSNLFREIAPKIANRDWAPAFTVDLLAKDNRLGLAVIEEAGITAPVARAVVGLNEEGRAAGLGALDTSALVRLFEEVERRD
- a CDS encoding alpha-L-fucosidase, giving the protein MSTDSTAAPFAATFDSLRQFECPDWFRDAKLGIWSHWGAQSVPMYGDWYARNMYIECHDQYRHHLRTYGHPSKVGYKDIVARWKAENFDPEGLMDLYAAAGAKYFVGQATHHDNFFNYDSRIHRWNSVRMGPKKDITKLWKDAADARGLKFGLTEHHGAAFSWSNTNKGADKAGPYAGVPYDGNDPAYEELYLPNREHYDPARAGELDIANWYTGNKKWHQHWLEVMKEIIDLYQPELLYSDGPVPFGEKNGYDIGLEAISYLYNASAARNGGVNQAVYNQKDRRQEIYSVGVMDIERSQEPDIKPEPWQTDTSVGDWFYNVRDVYKTAGHVVELLVDIVSKNGNLLLNIPQRPDGTLDDECTYLLTSMGRWIDVCGEGIYGTRPFRVSGEGGSAVRIEGFREDAVEWASTDLRFTRKGNTLYAFQMRWPEDGRTVIHSLRPDDRARSVRLLGGGEVPFEQAGGVLVAQLPEHRPVDEVNCLAIDFEHLAQ
- a CDS encoding sulfatase family protein; amino-acid sequence: MPQSGPARHESTLHDSSRPNVVVMHCHDLGRFLGCYGNETVATPHLDALAADGVRFDRSFTTAPQCSPSRASLFTGRYPHVNGVLGLTHQDFAWDLHPGERHLGGLLRDQGYRTALIGVQHESRARTDEELAARLGFDHVDAGMTRAEPVSKAAVDHLGQLVEGDRPFYLQVGFLEPHRMPGDRDEPGVMGFLGNHLEPDDSLGVAIPAYLQDTPSARTELAELQGAVRHMDEAAGRVLAELDRLGATGNTIMVFTTDHGLALPRAKCSLYDPGLETALIIRYPDGGWTGGQVHDALVSHVDLLPTLLAAVGSAAGDEVHGRSFLPLLNGEEHPRRQEIFGEMTYHDYYDPRRCIRTERHKLIANFSSAPAFMDPSQGWMRRCRPKVQTEGPASYHPSLELYDLAADPAELTNLVGDPDHAGVVAELSAKLAEWMTRTKDPLVDGAVTSPLHSKTMNALLRA